In one window of Rathayibacter caricis DSM 15933 DNA:
- a CDS encoding ComF family protein yields MLRDSLLDALAVLLPVDCPACGRPVVRVPCDDCAEALAALPTPPVRLLGPPGRPLVVTSGAPYTGVVRRLVVALKEEGRSDAAGALAARLRPALAHALDGRTATLLAPPGSHGRRMRRGYDPVDLLVRGCGGRVARPITRTRRSVDQVGLDRRERSGNLDGAFAARRRLDGLEAVLVDDVVTSGATLLELRRAVEAAGGRVRGAVALAATGLRSVAGSSGDSRELRTRLPMNVR; encoded by the coding sequence ATGCTCCGCGACTCCCTCCTCGACGCCCTGGCGGTCCTGCTCCCGGTCGACTGCCCCGCCTGCGGCCGCCCGGTCGTGCGCGTGCCGTGCGACGACTGCGCCGAAGCCCTCGCCGCCCTCCCGACGCCCCCGGTGCGCCTTCTCGGGCCGCCGGGGCGCCCGCTCGTCGTGACCTCCGGCGCTCCGTACACCGGGGTCGTGCGCCGCCTGGTGGTCGCCCTGAAGGAGGAGGGCCGGAGCGACGCCGCCGGAGCGCTCGCCGCCCGGCTGCGCCCGGCCCTCGCGCACGCGCTCGACGGCCGCACCGCGACGCTCCTCGCCCCTCCGGGCTCGCACGGCCGCCGGATGAGGCGCGGGTACGATCCCGTCGACCTCCTCGTCCGCGGCTGCGGCGGGAGGGTCGCGCGTCCGATCACGCGCACGCGTCGCTCCGTGGACCAGGTGGGCCTCGACCGGCGCGAGCGCAGCGGCAACCTCGACGGCGCGTTCGCGGCCCGCCGCCGCCTCGACGGGCTCGAGGCGGTCCTCGTCGACGACGTGGTCACGTCGGGCGCGACGCTCCTCGAGCTCCGGCGCGCCGTCGAGGCGGCGGGCGGAAGAGTACGCGGCGCCGTCGCCCTGGCGGCCACCGGTCTGCGGTCGGTCGCCGGATCGTCGGGGGACTCCCGGGAACTCCGCACGCGTCTTCCGATGAACGTCCGGTGA
- the hpf gene encoding ribosome hibernation-promoting factor, HPF/YfiA family — protein sequence MDIDITGRNLGITDRFRAYATEKSEKVAHLADRALALEIRASRHSESKGASGGDRVELTLIGKGPVVRAEADGADKYAAFDVALGRLLERVRRAKDRKKVHRGQHRPTSLRDAAAADFSGVGIQPADAAVLQAVSTGVIPVQTAPAEAVDDVEEEPYCPVVIRKKVFASVSMSVDDAVDYMELVGHDFYLFIDADSGRPSVVYRRKGWDYGVISLGDEADELAEQTAV from the coding sequence ATGGACATCGACATCACAGGACGCAACTTGGGCATCACCGACCGCTTCCGCGCGTACGCGACGGAGAAGTCGGAGAAGGTGGCCCACCTCGCCGACCGGGCGCTCGCGCTCGAGATCAGGGCGAGCCGACACAGCGAGTCCAAGGGGGCGAGCGGTGGCGACCGCGTCGAGCTCACCTTGATCGGCAAGGGGCCCGTAGTGCGGGCCGAGGCCGACGGAGCGGACAAGTACGCGGCGTTCGACGTGGCCCTCGGGCGGCTCCTCGAACGCGTGAGACGAGCCAAGGATCGCAAGAAGGTCCATCGGGGCCAGCACCGGCCCACGTCGCTGCGCGACGCGGCGGCCGCGGACTTCAGCGGAGTCGGCATCCAGCCGGCCGACGCCGCCGTCCTCCAGGCCGTCAGCACCGGGGTGATCCCGGTGCAGACCGCCCCGGCAGAGGCGGTGGACGACGTCGAGGAGGAGCCGTACTGCCCCGTCGTCATCCGCAAGAAGGTCTTCGCCTCCGTCTCGATGAGCGTCGACGACGCCGTCGACTACATGGAGCTCGTCGGACACGACTTCTACCTGTTCATCGACGCCGACTCCGGACGCCCGAGCGTGGTCTACCGCCGGAAGGGCTGGGACTACGGAGTGATCTCCCTCGGCGACGAGGCCGACGAGCTCGCGGAGCAGACCGCGGTCTAG
- the secA gene encoding preprotein translocase subunit SecA, protein MASVLEKVLRVGEGRILRRLENYAKAVNALEEDFTHLSDEELKNETVELRERYSNGESLDDLLPEAFAAVREASRRTLGLRHFDVQLMGGAGLHLGNIAEMKTGEGKTLVATLPAYLNAIASRGVHIVTVNDFLASYQSELMGRVFRALGMTTGVILSGQTPEQRREQYAADITYGTNNEFGFDYLRDNMAWQAQDMVQRGHFFAIVDEVDSILIDEARTPLIISGPASGEANRWFSEFAGLAKRLIEGEDYEVDEKKRTVGVLEPGIEKVEDYLGIDNLYESANTPLISFLNNSIKARALFKKDKDYVVLNGEVMIVDEHTGRILAGRRYNEGIHQAIEAKEGVQVKAENQTLATVTLQNYFRLYSKLSGMTGTAETEASEFMATYKLGVVPIPTNRKMQRIDNPDLVYKNEQVKFAQVVEDIAERHEKGQPVLVGTTSVEKSEYLSRLLAKKGVRHEVLNAKNHAREAAIVAQAGRLGAVTVATNMAGRGTDVMLGGNAEFLAVAEMTAKGLSPVDTPDEYEAAWDDVFKGVKAKVAEEAEKVQAAGGLYVLGTERHESRRIDNQLRGRSGRQGDPGESRFYLSLTDDLMRLFNSGAAEALMGRGNVPDDIAIESKVVSRAIRSAQSQVEARNAEIRKNVLKYDDVLNRQREAIYSDRRHILEGDDLHERTQKFLVDVIDEILDVHTGQGNGDDWDFDALWTELKTLYPISLTIDEVVQEAGSRGRINKEFMRREILSDAKLAYQRREDQLGSPAMRELERRVVLSVIDRRWRDHLYEMDYLKDGIGLRAMAQRDPLVEYQREGFALFQQMMGQIREETVGFLFNLEVEVTQKQGEVAGVAAKGLAQPVAPVEKLSYSAPSDSGGVEVRDQRGQVQQAATAKARAAEARAALPEGEEEDASTTGAFGRQTPSEDDTPANRQERRAQSKRR, encoded by the coding sequence GTGGCCTCAGTTCTCGAAAAGGTCCTTCGCGTCGGGGAGGGGCGGATCCTCCGCCGCCTCGAGAACTACGCGAAAGCCGTCAACGCCCTCGAAGAGGACTTCACGCACCTCAGCGACGAGGAGCTGAAGAACGAGACCGTCGAGCTGCGCGAGCGCTACTCGAACGGCGAATCGCTCGACGACCTGCTCCCGGAGGCGTTCGCCGCCGTCCGCGAGGCGTCCCGCCGCACCCTCGGCCTCCGCCACTTCGACGTGCAGCTGATGGGCGGGGCGGGCCTGCACCTCGGCAACATCGCCGAGATGAAGACCGGTGAGGGCAAGACCCTCGTGGCCACGCTCCCGGCCTACCTCAACGCCATCGCCAGCCGCGGCGTCCACATCGTCACGGTCAACGACTTCCTCGCGTCCTACCAGTCGGAGCTCATGGGCCGCGTGTTCCGCGCGCTCGGCATGACGACCGGCGTGATCCTCTCGGGCCAGACCCCGGAGCAGCGCCGCGAGCAGTACGCGGCCGACATCACCTACGGCACCAACAACGAGTTCGGCTTCGACTACCTGCGCGACAACATGGCGTGGCAGGCCCAGGACATGGTGCAGCGCGGCCACTTCTTCGCGATCGTCGACGAGGTCGACTCGATCCTCATCGACGAGGCGCGCACGCCGCTGATCATCTCCGGCCCGGCATCGGGCGAGGCGAACCGCTGGTTCTCGGAGTTCGCCGGGCTGGCCAAGCGCCTCATCGAGGGCGAGGACTACGAGGTCGACGAGAAGAAGCGCACCGTCGGCGTCCTCGAGCCCGGCATCGAGAAGGTCGAGGACTACCTCGGCATCGACAACCTGTACGAGTCGGCCAACACCCCGCTGATCTCGTTCCTGAACAACTCGATCAAGGCCCGCGCCCTCTTCAAGAAGGACAAGGACTACGTCGTGCTGAACGGCGAGGTCATGATCGTCGACGAGCACACCGGCCGCATCCTCGCCGGGCGCCGCTACAACGAGGGCATCCACCAGGCGATCGAGGCGAAGGAGGGCGTGCAGGTCAAGGCCGAGAACCAGACCCTCGCGACCGTCACGCTGCAGAACTACTTCCGCCTCTACTCCAAGCTCTCCGGCATGACCGGAACCGCCGAGACCGAGGCGTCGGAGTTCATGGCGACCTACAAGCTCGGCGTCGTCCCGATCCCCACCAACCGCAAGATGCAGCGCATCGACAACCCCGACCTCGTCTACAAGAACGAGCAGGTGAAGTTCGCGCAGGTCGTCGAGGACATCGCCGAGCGCCACGAGAAGGGCCAGCCCGTCCTCGTCGGCACGACGAGCGTCGAGAAGAGCGAGTACCTCTCGCGCCTGCTCGCCAAGAAGGGCGTGCGGCACGAGGTGCTGAACGCGAAGAACCACGCGCGGGAGGCGGCCATCGTCGCCCAGGCCGGCCGCCTCGGCGCCGTCACCGTCGCGACGAACATGGCCGGTCGAGGCACCGACGTGATGCTCGGCGGCAACGCCGAGTTCCTCGCCGTCGCCGAGATGACCGCCAAGGGCCTCAGCCCCGTCGACACCCCGGACGAGTACGAGGCCGCGTGGGACGACGTCTTCAAGGGCGTCAAGGCGAAGGTCGCCGAGGAGGCCGAGAAGGTCCAGGCCGCCGGCGGTCTCTACGTGCTCGGCACCGAGCGCCACGAGTCCCGCCGAATCGACAACCAGCTCCGCGGCCGCTCGGGACGTCAGGGCGACCCCGGCGAGAGCCGCTTCTACCTGTCGCTCACCGACGACCTGATGCGCCTGTTCAACTCGGGCGCCGCTGAGGCCCTCATGGGCCGCGGCAACGTGCCGGACGACATCGCGATCGAGTCGAAGGTGGTCTCGCGGGCGATCCGCAGCGCGCAGTCGCAGGTCGAGGCGCGCAACGCCGAGATCCGCAAGAACGTCCTCAAGTACGACGACGTCCTCAACCGCCAGCGCGAGGCGATCTACTCCGACCGCCGCCACATCCTCGAGGGCGACGACCTCCACGAGCGCACCCAGAAGTTCCTCGTCGACGTGATCGACGAGATCCTCGACGTGCACACCGGCCAGGGCAACGGCGACGACTGGGACTTCGACGCCCTCTGGACCGAGCTCAAGACGCTCTACCCGATCAGCCTCACGATCGACGAGGTCGTGCAGGAGGCGGGCAGCCGCGGCCGCATCAACAAGGAGTTCATGCGCCGCGAGATCCTCTCGGACGCGAAGCTCGCCTACCAGCGCCGCGAGGACCAGCTGGGCTCGCCTGCGATGCGCGAGCTCGAGCGCCGCGTCGTGCTGTCCGTCATCGACCGCCGCTGGCGCGACCACCTCTACGAGATGGACTACCTGAAGGACGGCATCGGCCTGCGCGCGATGGCGCAGCGCGATCCTCTGGTCGAGTACCAGCGCGAGGGCTTCGCCCTGTTCCAGCAGATGATGGGGCAGATCCGCGAGGAGACCGTCGGCTTCCTGTTCAACCTCGAGGTCGAGGTCACCCAGAAGCAGGGCGAGGTCGCCGGAGTCGCCGCCAAGGGTCTCGCGCAGCCCGTCGCCCCGGTCGAGAAGCTCAGCTACTCGGCTCCGAGCGACTCGGGCGGAGTCGAGGTCCGGGACCAGCGCGGCCAGGTGCAGCAGGCGGCCACCGCCAAGGCCCGCGCCGCCGAGGCCCGCGCGGCGCTGCCCGAGGGCGAGGAGGAGGACGCCTCCACCACCGGTGCCTTCGGCCGGCAGACGCCGAGCGAGGACGACACCCCCGCCAACCGCCAGGAGCGCCGCGCGCAGTCCAAGCGCCGCTGA
- a CDS encoding Rv3235 family protein, with product MSRPSHSFDYRSLPLEAGAAGRPAVAFFAAQPATRAELPDPEPILARLTLLVVEILAGSREIDQIARWLTDDVYRHLQKRVVLASRARSLQKRPAHRIPFTVGRVVMSEPRDGVVEAVVLVHNRVRTRAVAIRLEGMDARWRATAVNVL from the coding sequence ATGAGCCGCCCCTCGCACTCCTTCGACTACCGCTCCCTTCCTCTCGAGGCCGGCGCCGCGGGACGGCCGGCTGTCGCGTTCTTCGCCGCTCAGCCCGCGACGCGAGCGGAGCTGCCGGACCCGGAGCCGATCCTCGCGCGGCTCACGCTCCTGGTCGTCGAGATCCTCGCGGGCTCCCGTGAGATCGACCAGATCGCCCGCTGGCTGACCGACGACGTCTACCGGCATCTGCAGAAGCGCGTCGTTCTGGCGTCCCGCGCGAGGAGCCTGCAGAAGCGGCCGGCGCACCGGATCCCGTTCACCGTCGGCCGGGTCGTGATGTCGGAGCCGCGCGACGGAGTCGTCGAAGCGGTCGTCCTCGTGCACAACCGCGTGCGCACCCGTGCTGTGGCGATCCGCCTCGAGGGCATGGACGCACGGTGGCGCGCCACCGCCGTGAACGTGCTGTAG
- a CDS encoding sensor histidine kinase, whose product MSTLSDLVLAHGRSTDADVEWLHLLVGDLQLLADLAFADIVLWVPTADDSFVAVAHARPSSAATLFYRDFVGQRIKSEWRAQVVEAFETARIVDTSAPDWFEETPTRVRAVPVIRRLGASNPETTERPIAVLTRHTNLSETRTPSRQELTFNDCANDLFSMIASGDFPDLGAPTGPRRGAPRASDGLIRLDVDGVTTFASPNALSAFNRIGFADELEGESLAEVTTSLIQGKLVIDESLPLVVTGRAPWRTDIEARGVTVSLRAIPIRDRGERVGAVVLCRDVTELRHQERELITKDATIREIHHRVKNNLQTVASLLRIQARRTHSDLAREALTQAMRRVAAIAVVHDTLSEGLNQDVDFDAVFDRVLMLIAEVASTHNTTVHPKLSGSFGNLPSEYATPLALALTELVTNAVEHGLAGREGDVEIVATRSEDVLTVKVRDTGVGLPEGKVGSGLGTQIVRTLIQGELGGTIDWHTLVGRGTEVTIEMPLRWLARPRD is encoded by the coding sequence GTGTCGACCCTCAGTGATCTCGTCCTCGCCCACGGCCGCTCCACGGACGCGGACGTCGAATGGCTGCACCTGCTGGTCGGCGACCTGCAGCTGCTCGCGGATCTGGCGTTCGCCGACATCGTCCTGTGGGTGCCGACCGCCGACGACAGCTTCGTCGCGGTCGCCCACGCGCGGCCCTCCAGCGCGGCGACCCTCTTCTACCGCGACTTCGTCGGTCAGCGCATCAAGTCGGAGTGGCGGGCTCAGGTCGTCGAGGCGTTCGAGACCGCCCGCATCGTCGACACGTCCGCCCCGGACTGGTTCGAGGAGACCCCGACGCGCGTGCGCGCCGTGCCGGTCATCCGCCGCCTGGGCGCCTCGAACCCCGAGACCACCGAACGCCCGATCGCGGTGCTCACCCGGCACACGAACCTCAGCGAGACGCGCACGCCCAGTCGCCAGGAGCTGACGTTCAACGACTGCGCGAACGACCTGTTCTCGATGATCGCGTCGGGCGACTTCCCCGACCTGGGCGCCCCCACCGGACCGAGGCGCGGCGCCCCGCGCGCCTCCGACGGCCTCATCCGGCTCGACGTCGACGGCGTGACGACCTTCGCGAGCCCCAACGCGCTCTCGGCGTTCAACCGCATCGGCTTCGCCGACGAGCTCGAGGGGGAGTCGCTGGCGGAGGTCACGACGAGCCTCATCCAGGGCAAGCTCGTCATCGACGAGTCCCTGCCGCTCGTCGTCACCGGGCGGGCTCCCTGGCGCACCGACATCGAGGCGCGCGGAGTGACGGTGTCGCTGCGCGCGATCCCGATCCGCGATCGGGGCGAGCGGGTCGGCGCGGTCGTCCTCTGCCGCGACGTCACGGAGCTGCGCCACCAGGAGCGCGAGCTCATCACCAAGGACGCGACCATCCGCGAGATCCACCACCGGGTGAAGAACAACCTGCAGACCGTCGCGTCCCTGCTGCGGATCCAGGCCCGCCGCACGCACTCGGATCTCGCCCGCGAGGCGCTCACCCAGGCGATGCGCCGAGTGGCGGCGATCGCGGTCGTGCACGACACCCTCTCGGAGGGCCTCAACCAGGACGTCGACTTCGACGCCGTCTTCGACCGCGTGCTGATGCTGATCGCCGAGGTGGCGTCGACGCACAACACCACGGTGCACCCCAAGCTCAGCGGAAGCTTCGGGAACCTGCCCAGCGAGTACGCGACTCCGCTCGCCCTGGCGCTGACCGAGCTCGTCACGAACGCGGTCGAGCACGGTCTGGCCGGCCGCGAGGGCGATGTCGAGATCGTCGCCACGCGCAGCGAGGACGTGCTGACGGTCAAGGTGCGCGACACCGGCGTCGGCCTGCCCGAGGGCAAGGTCGGCTCGGGGCTCGGCACCCAGATCGTGCGCACGCTCATCCAGGGCGAGCTCGGCGGCACCATCGACTGGCACACGCTCGTCGGGCGCGGCACCGAGGTGACCATCGAGATGCCGCTGCGCTGGCTCGCCCGCCCGCGCGACTGA
- a CDS encoding WhiB family transcriptional regulator: MDWRDKAACLTADPELFFPVGNTGPAVDQIEKAKSVCARCTVTEVCLQYALETGQDSGVWGGLSEDERRALKRRAARARRAS; encoded by the coding sequence ATGGACTGGCGCGACAAGGCCGCTTGCCTCACCGCTGACCCCGAGCTTTTCTTCCCCGTCGGGAACACCGGGCCCGCCGTCGACCAGATCGAGAAGGCCAAGTCGGTGTGCGCCCGCTGCACCGTCACCGAGGTCTGCCTCCAGTACGCCCTCGAGACCGGCCAGGACTCGGGCGTGTGGGGCGGCCTCAGCGAGGACGAGCGCCGCGCGCTCAAGCGCCGCGCCGCCCGCGCCCGCCGCGCCTCCTAG